In the genome of Bremerella sp. JC817, one region contains:
- a CDS encoding Rho termination factor N-terminal domain-containing protein, giving the protein MTTMVTETIDTDLAPPESPTCEMQEKRLEDRTVKELRELASKLGIRGRSKLMHKEELVCVIRRRV; this is encoded by the coding sequence ATGACTACTATGGTTACCGAAACGATTGACACCGACCTGGCTCCCCCAGAATCGCCGACGTGCGAAATGCAAGAGAAGCGTCTGGAAGACCGCACTGTGAAAGAATTGCGCGAACTGGCCAGCAAGCTGGGCATCCGTGGCCGCAGTAAATTGATGCACAAAGAAGAGTTGGTATGCGTGATTCGCCGCCGCGTTTGA
- a CDS encoding AIM24 family protein: MSSIDNRYTLREFVEQTQQRDRGEGFFEMESPRILEVNLNGNYVWSKMGSMISYLGNMKFEREGMLDKGLGGLFKKALTGEGARLTKVTGNGKVYLADYGKKIQILRLENQEIVVNANDVLAFEPTVTWDIKMMKRVSSMMAGGLFQMTLSGTGMVAITTHYEPLTLVVTPNQPVYTDPNATVAWSGTLSPNLKTDITFRSLLGRSSGESFQMEFIGNGFVVVQPYEEVYHSEG; encoded by the coding sequence ATGTCTAGCATTGACAACCGATACACACTTCGCGAATTCGTCGAACAAACGCAGCAGCGTGATCGGGGCGAAGGCTTCTTTGAAATGGAAAGCCCTCGCATCCTGGAAGTGAATCTCAACGGCAACTATGTCTGGTCGAAGATGGGATCGATGATCTCGTACCTCGGCAACATGAAGTTCGAACGTGAAGGCATGCTCGACAAAGGGCTGGGCGGCTTGTTCAAGAAAGCTCTCACCGGCGAAGGGGCTCGCCTGACCAAGGTTACCGGCAATGGCAAGGTTTACCTGGCGGACTACGGCAAAAAGATCCAGATCTTGCGTCTGGAAAACCAGGAAATCGTGGTCAATGCGAACGACGTGCTGGCCTTCGAGCCGACCGTAACCTGGGACATCAAGATGATGAAACGTGTCTCGTCGATGATGGCCGGCGGTTTATTTCAGATGACCCTCAGCGGAACCGGCATGGTGGCCATCACCACGCATTACGAACCGCTGACCCTGGTCGTCACGCCCAACCAGCCGGTCTATACCGATCCGAACGCGACGGTTGCCTGGAGCGGAACGTTGTCGCCGAATCTAAAGACGGATATCACGTTCCGCTCGCTGCTGGGACGGTCCAGTGGCGAGTCATTCCAGATGGAGTTTATCGGCAACGGGTTTGTCGTCGTGCAACCTTACGAAGAAGTCTACCACTCGGAGGGCTAA
- a CDS encoding sigma-70 family RNA polymerase sigma factor yields MPPTRVSETESLLITRIRDGEEDAWQDLIDRYEGRLLAFVESRLRRRAHSEDVVQETFIGFLNSLPNYDGRRSLESYLFAICAYKLTDHLRREGRRPTLPLSSAGAGKSSSDTWELEGPARPASSLVRSGERRRMEEEALVAAIQEQIERWRERGDWVKIQCMELLFVRGWANKDVATKLDISEQHVANYKHDFTNKLRGSVKNQQLSEEVFPELYT; encoded by the coding sequence TTGCCACCTACACGCGTTTCTGAAACCGAATCCTTGCTGATTACCCGCATCCGCGATGGCGAAGAGGATGCCTGGCAAGATTTGATCGATCGATACGAAGGTCGCTTGTTGGCCTTCGTCGAAAGCCGTCTTCGTCGACGTGCTCACAGCGAAGATGTTGTTCAAGAAACCTTCATCGGTTTTTTAAACAGCCTGCCCAACTACGACGGCCGCCGTAGTCTGGAAAGTTATCTGTTCGCGATCTGTGCTTACAAGCTGACCGATCATCTTCGCCGCGAAGGTCGCCGCCCAACATTGCCGCTCAGTTCGGCCGGGGCTGGCAAGTCGAGCAGCGATACTTGGGAACTAGAAGGCCCGGCCCGACCTGCTTCGAGCCTGGTCCGCAGTGGCGAACGACGCCGCATGGAAGAAGAAGCCCTGGTCGCAGCGATCCAGGAACAAATCGAACGATGGCGCGAGCGAGGCGACTGGGTGAAGATCCAGTGCATGGAGCTACTGTTCGTCCGCGGTTGGGCGAACAAGGATGTCGCCACGAAATTAGATATTTCGGAACAGCACGTGGCCAATTACAAGCACGACTTCACGAACAAGCTTCGTGGAAGTGTGAAGAACCAGCAGCTAAGTGAAGAGGTCTTTCCAGAACTCTATACCTAG